A single window of Polaribacter sp. SA4-10 DNA harbors:
- a CDS encoding GH92 family glycosyl hydrolase: MKLYKSLFYLLFFFILSCKQGQIEGAKKDVNLISYVNPFIGTGGHGHTYPGATMPFGMMQLSPDTRLDGWDGCSGYHYSDDEIYGFSHTHLSGTGVSDYGDILLMPTNKQVFNNGADGKEGYKSKFSHEKEVAEPGFYKVHLDDTNIDVELTVSKRSGIHKYNFPSAENQFVILDLLHRDKVLDAKINSVSDTELSGYRFSEAWATDQRLFFTIKTSHSFSDVLQSPPKQGMAGGQKIALNFINPNNEPIIIKIGISAVDIEGAKRNLKGEIGNQTFEQVKKTAQDFWEKQLEKIVVEDTSDDNKVNFYSSMYHVSIAPNLYQDVDGRYRGIDMKIHEAKDFDYYTVFSLWDTYRAAHPLYTIIEQEKTNDFINTFLAKYDEGGIMPIWDLAGNYTGCMIGYHAVPVIADAYLKGIKNYDVEKAFKAMKHSATRDKLGLDSYKKFGFIPVEKESESVSKTLEYAYDDWTIAQMAKSLGKENDYKTYTERAQFYKNIFDPSTQFMRGRFRNTWFAPFDPYEVNFNYTEANSWQYSFYVPQDVSGFINLLGGKKNLENQLDKLFTAEDKTSGSHQVDITGLIGQYAHGNEPSHHMAYLYNFVNKPHKTQEKTRQILTELYTNTPDGISGNEDCGQMSAWYVFSSLGFYPVTPGSNQYIIGSPLFDKATINLESGKSFTVKAINNLPENKYIKSAKLNGKNYEYSYINHQDILNGGTLVFEMTNQPSNWGTADKNIPKTAINKHLIVAAPFIAKGEIAFKGSTEVTLKTVEENAKIFYSLKDEFKEYSIPFLISDKATLKVFAQKEDRKSAVISTAFYKIDPNIKIDLKTDYANQYNAGGQNALIDGIVGAEDFRTGTWQGYFDTDLNAIVDLGKETLIYTLKVSFLKDQRSWIFLPKEVDVFTSLDGLNFKKESNWKFNIPENTDEVKVETVKVSKLGKARFIKIIAKKIGKLPAWHLGAKHDGKSWLFVDEIQIN; this comes from the coding sequence ATGAAACTTTATAAATCACTTTTTTATCTTTTATTCTTTTTTATTCTTTCTTGTAAACAGGGGCAAATTGAAGGTGCAAAAAAAGATGTTAACCTTATTTCTTATGTAAATCCGTTTATTGGAACAGGTGGTCACGGTCATACATACCCTGGTGCAACAATGCCATTTGGAATGATGCAATTAAGTCCGGATACACGCTTAGATGGTTGGGATGGCTGTTCTGGGTATCATTATTCTGATGATGAAATTTACGGGTTTTCGCACACGCATTTAAGCGGAACAGGAGTTTCAGATTATGGAGATATCTTATTAATGCCAACCAATAAGCAAGTTTTTAACAATGGTGCAGATGGAAAAGAAGGCTATAAATCGAAATTTTCTCACGAGAAAGAAGTTGCCGAACCAGGTTTTTATAAAGTACACTTAGACGATACAAATATTGATGTTGAGTTAACCGTTTCTAAAAGAAGCGGAATTCATAAATACAATTTTCCTTCTGCTGAAAATCAATTTGTTATTTTAGATTTATTGCACAGAGATAAGGTTTTAGATGCAAAAATTAATAGCGTTTCTGATACAGAACTTTCTGGATATCGTTTTTCTGAAGCTTGGGCAACAGATCAACGTTTGTTTTTTACAATTAAAACTTCCCATTCTTTTTCTGATGTTTTGCAATCTCCACCAAAACAAGGAATGGCTGGAGGGCAAAAAATAGCGTTGAACTTTATCAATCCAAATAACGAACCTATAATTATTAAAATAGGAATTTCTGCTGTTGATATAGAAGGTGCAAAAAGGAATTTAAAGGGTGAAATTGGAAATCAAACTTTTGAACAAGTAAAAAAAACTGCACAAGATTTTTGGGAAAAACAATTAGAAAAAATTGTGGTTGAAGATACAAGTGATGACAATAAAGTTAATTTTTATTCTTCAATGTATCATGTTTCTATTGCTCCAAATTTGTATCAAGATGTTGATGGAAGATATAGAGGAATAGATATGAAAATCCACGAAGCCAAAGATTTCGATTATTATACTGTTTTCTCACTTTGGGATACTTACAGAGCTGCGCATCCTTTATACACAATTATTGAACAAGAAAAAACGAACGATTTTATAAATACCTTTTTAGCAAAATATGATGAAGGTGGCATTATGCCAATTTGGGATTTAGCAGGAAATTATACAGGTTGTATGATTGGTTATCATGCAGTTCCTGTTATTGCTGACGCGTATTTAAAAGGGATTAAAAATTATGATGTTGAAAAGGCTTTTAAAGCGATGAAACATTCTGCAACTCGTGATAAATTAGGTTTGGATTCGTATAAGAAATTTGGTTTTATTCCTGTGGAAAAAGAATCTGAATCCGTTTCTAAAACTTTAGAATATGCTTATGATGACTGGACAATTGCGCAAATGGCAAAATCTTTAGGAAAAGAAAATGATTACAAAACATATACAGAAAGAGCACAATTCTATAAGAATATTTTTGATCCATCAACTCAGTTTATGAGAGGTCGTTTTAGAAATACTTGGTTTGCGCCTTTTGACCCTTATGAGGTGAATTTTAATTACACAGAAGCCAATTCTTGGCAATATAGTTTTTATGTCCCACAAGATGTTTCTGGGTTTATAAATTTATTAGGAGGAAAGAAAAACCTAGAAAATCAATTAGATAAATTATTTACAGCAGAAGATAAAACTTCAGGAAGTCACCAGGTTGATATTACAGGTTTAATTGGGCAATATGCGCACGGAAATGAGCCAAGTCATCACATGGCATATTTGTATAATTTTGTAAATAAACCCCACAAAACGCAAGAAAAAACACGTCAGATTTTAACGGAATTGTATACAAATACGCCAGATGGAATTTCTGGAAATGAAGATTGTGGGCAAATGAGTGCTTGGTATGTTTTTTCTTCTTTAGGATTTTATCCGGTTACTCCAGGTTCAAATCAATATATAATTGGAAGTCCGCTTTTTGATAAAGCAACCATTAATTTAGAAAGTGGAAAATCATTTACAGTGAAAGCAATTAATAATTTACCAGAAAATAAATATATTAAATCTGCAAAATTGAATGGTAAAAATTATGAGTATTCTTATATCAATCATCAAGATATTTTGAATGGAGGAACTTTGGTTTTCGAAATGACAAATCAACCTTCAAACTGGGGAACTGCAGATAAAAATATTCCTAAGACGGCAATTAATAAACATTTAATAGTTGCAGCTCCATTTATAGCAAAAGGAGAAATTGCTTTTAAAGGAAGCACAGAAGTTACTTTAAAGACCGTAGAAGAAAACGCAAAAATATTCTATTCTTTAAAAGATGAATTTAAGGAATATTCTATACCATTTTTAATTTCAGATAAAGCTACTTTAAAAGTATTTGCTCAAAAAGAAGACAGAAAAAGTGCTGTAATTTCAACAGCTTTTTACAAAATTGATCCAAATATTAAAATCGATTTAAAAACGGATTATGCAAATCAGTACAATGCAGGTGGACAAAATGCATTGATTGATGGAATTGTTGGAGCAGAAGATTTTAGAACAGGAACTTGGCAAGGTTATTTTGACACAGATTTAAATGCAATTGTAGATTTAGGTAAAGAAACTTTAATATATACTTTAAAAGTATCATTTTTAAAGGACCAAAGAAGTTGGATTTTTCTTCCAAAAGAAGTTGATGTATTTACTTCTTTGGATGGGTTAAATTTTAAAAAAGAGTCAAATTGGAAATTTAATATTCCAGAAAACACAGATGAAGTAAAGGTTGAAACTGTAAAGGTATCAAAATTGGGTAAAGCTAGATTTATAAAAATCATCGCAAAAAAAATAGGTAAACTTCCAGCATGGCATTTAGGAGCTAAACATGATGGTAAAAGTTGGCTATTTGTAGATGAAATTCAAATAAATTAA
- a CDS encoding beta-N-acetylhexosaminidase encodes MSLLNLRTQDTKMKIHLYLKTLILLILFGCTKEIPKSIAPNIIPKPLSQKIEKGVFILDKNTSLESSMKYKNVATFLNSYFEENYNLKLASKKSKNKIVLNVDNSIKNEEGYQLKVTENKISILAKTSKGAFYAVQSLIQLLPIKTSSKTIAVQCLEIKDEPRFSYRGMHLDVARHFFSVDFIKKYIHLMALLKMNTFHWHLTEDQGWRIEIKKYPKLQEIGGYRNETLIGHYSDQPHKFDGKKYGGFYTQEDIKEIVKYASERQITIIPEIEMPGHSQAAIAAYPELGCTGKQIEVATKWGVFEDIYCPKETTFKFLEAIIDEVVELFPGKYIHIGGDEAPKTRWKECAHCQQLIKKEDLKDERGLQSYFITRMEKYINSKGKQIIGWDEILEGGLAPNATVMSWRGTNGAVEAAKQKHNVILTPNAHCYFDHYQSDNENEPLAIGGFLPLEKVYNFNPIPEELTKEESKYVLGAQGNVWTEYISTPEKVEYMAFPRAIALAEVVWSASKNKKYSDFINRLAHFNKRLDVLNVNYANHLYEVKGTLINEKGEFNYELKTTTKGKNIRFTRDDSEPNRSSTLYTEKIKITKNSIIRAAVFDANSKQPLGKTFTQRINLHKAVGKKIYLNVAPNEAYNAGGKQALINGISGNNKRYGDKEWLGFSGDDVEVTIEFDKPTDINSIATRFYNGKGQWIYAPKEVDIALKLNDGKYVFIKNKIAQSDSILKSYYYNFKEYNPENIKVNSIIVTVKNYGIIPEGKQGAGHKAWTFIDEIIVE; translated from the coding sequence ATGAGTTTATTAAATTTACGAACACAAGATACTAAAATGAAAATTCACCTTTATTTAAAAACCCTAATTCTTCTCATTTTATTTGGGTGCACGAAGGAAATTCCAAAATCCATTGCGCCTAATATTATTCCGAAACCACTTTCACAAAAAATTGAGAAAGGTGTTTTTATTTTGGATAAAAATACTTCTTTGGAGTCAAGCATGAAATATAAAAATGTAGCTACATTTCTAAATTCTTATTTTGAAGAGAACTATAACCTAAAGCTAGCTTCAAAAAAAAGCAAAAATAAAATTGTTTTAAATGTTGATAATTCCATTAAAAATGAAGAAGGTTATCAACTTAAAGTTACAGAGAATAAAATCTCAATTTTAGCTAAAACATCTAAAGGCGCTTTTTATGCTGTACAAAGTTTGATACAATTGTTACCTATAAAAACAAGTTCAAAAACAATAGCAGTACAATGTTTGGAAATAAAAGATGAACCTCGTTTTTCTTATAGAGGAATGCATTTAGATGTTGCGCGTCATTTTTTTTCTGTAGATTTTATAAAAAAGTATATCCATTTAATGGCGCTGCTAAAAATGAATACATTTCATTGGCATTTAACGGAAGACCAAGGATGGAGAATTGAAATAAAAAAATATCCAAAACTACAAGAAATTGGAGGGTATAGAAACGAAACTCTAATTGGTCATTATTCCGATCAACCTCACAAATTTGACGGAAAAAAATATGGTGGTTTTTACACACAAGAAGATATTAAAGAAATTGTAAAATATGCATCTGAAAGACAAATTACTATAATTCCTGAAATTGAAATGCCGGGACATTCGCAAGCTGCGATTGCTGCATATCCAGAATTAGGGTGTACGGGGAAACAAATCGAAGTCGCCACAAAATGGGGCGTTTTTGAAGATATTTATTGTCCAAAAGAAACAACTTTTAAATTTTTAGAAGCTATAATTGATGAAGTTGTTGAATTATTTCCTGGAAAATACATTCATATTGGTGGAGATGAAGCTCCTAAAACAAGATGGAAAGAGTGTGCTCATTGTCAGCAATTGATTAAAAAAGAGGATTTAAAAGATGAACGTGGCTTACAAAGTTATTTCATTACGAGAATGGAAAAATACATCAACTCCAAAGGAAAACAAATAATTGGCTGGGATGAAATTTTAGAAGGTGGTTTAGCACCAAATGCAACCGTAATGTCTTGGCGCGGAACAAATGGAGCCGTTGAGGCTGCAAAACAAAAACATAATGTAATTTTAACCCCTAACGCTCATTGCTATTTTGACCATTATCAATCTGATAACGAAAATGAACCTTTGGCAATTGGCGGGTTTCTTCCTTTGGAAAAAGTATACAATTTCAATCCTATTCCTGAAGAATTAACAAAAGAAGAAAGCAAGTATGTTTTAGGTGCTCAAGGCAATGTTTGGACAGAATATATTTCAACTCCTGAAAAAGTAGAATATATGGCTTTTCCAAGAGCTATTGCTTTGGCAGAGGTTGTTTGGAGTGCTTCCAAAAATAAAAAATATTCAGATTTTATAAATAGATTAGCGCATTTTAATAAAAGATTGGATGTATTGAATGTGAACTATGCAAATCATTTGTATGAAGTAAAAGGAACATTAATTAATGAAAAAGGAGAATTCAACTACGAATTAAAAACAACTACAAAAGGAAAAAATATTCGATTTACAAGAGATGATTCTGAACCTAATCGTTCATCAACTTTATATACTGAGAAAATTAAAATAACTAAAAACAGCATAATTAGAGCCGCTGTTTTTGACGCTAATTCGAAGCAACCCTTAGGAAAAACATTTACCCAAAGAATTAATTTACATAAAGCTGTTGGAAAGAAAATTTATTTAAATGTTGCTCCAAATGAGGCCTACAATGCGGGAGGAAAACAAGCTTTAATTAATGGAATTTCTGGAAACAATAAACGATATGGAGACAAAGAATGGTTAGGATTTTCTGGTGATGATGTAGAAGTTACTATTGAATTTGACAAACCAACTGACATCAATTCTATTGCTACACGATTTTATAATGGAAAAGGCCAATGGATTTATGCACCTAAAGAAGTTGATATAGCTTTAAAATTAAATGATGGGAAATACGTTTTTATAAAAAATAAAATTGCCCAAAGTGATTCAATTTTAAAATCTTATTATTACAATTTTAAAGAATATAATCCTGAAAACATAAAAGTTAACTCCATAATAGTTACAGTTAAAAATTACGGAATTATTCCAGAAGGAAAACAAGGTGCAGGCCATAAAGCATGGACCTTTATTGATGAAATAATTGTAGAATAA
- a CDS encoding copper homeostasis protein CutC gives MKLEICANSYQSAMNAQEAGAHRVELCSELSIGGITPSYALLKKVSKELTIPAHVLIRPRSGDFCYSETEFSLMKENIKLCKKLNFKGIVSGVLNPDNTIDIARTKELIALSTPLTFTFHRAFDCVKNPKETVEILINLGVHSILTSGKQEKAAQGIVLLKELNHLAKGRIIILPGSGINSTNAPLFQEAGFKEIHTSASKTIRDEKNIFFGNTTQTVSDFRTIKEVLKMIKNA, from the coding sequence ATGAAATTAGAAATCTGTGCAAACTCGTATCAATCTGCAATGAATGCTCAAGAAGCAGGAGCTCATAGAGTTGAACTTTGTTCTGAACTTTCTATTGGCGGAATTACACCTTCTTATGCTTTATTGAAAAAAGTTTCTAAAGAATTAACCATTCCTGCACATGTTTTAATCAGACCAAGAAGTGGTGATTTTTGCTATTCTGAAACGGAGTTTTCATTAATGAAAGAAAACATCAAACTCTGTAAAAAACTAAATTTTAAAGGAATTGTATCAGGAGTTCTAAATCCTGATAATACAATTGATATTGCAAGAACAAAAGAACTTATTGCACTTTCTACACCTTTGACTTTTACTTTTCATCGCGCTTTTGATTGCGTTAAAAACCCTAAAGAAACAGTAGAAATTTTAATAAATTTAGGAGTTCACAGCATTTTAACTTCTGGTAAACAAGAAAAAGCAGCACAAGGAATTGTATTGTTGAAAGAATTAAATCATCTTGCAAAAGGTAGAATTATAATTCTTCCAGGAAGTGGAATTAATTCAACGAATGCTCCCCTTTTCCAAGAAGCTGGATTTAAGGAAATCCATACTTCAGCGTCAAAAACTATAAGGGACGAAAAAAATATTTTCTTTGGAAATACTACTCAAACTGTTTCTGATTTTAGAACGATCAAAGAAGTTTTAAAAATGATTAAAAATGCATAA